In Rosa rugosa chromosome 4, drRosRugo1.1, whole genome shotgun sequence, the genomic stretch TATATGGATTTGAACAAATTGGAAGGTGCTAATGTTTTGGATGGAAGATTGAGAGAGGTTTTAGGGGATTTTCTGCGTTTGTTAATAACAGCTACAATGTAGTGAGAAGGTTGAGAAAAACAGAGTTGGTTAATGGCGTTGGCTACGTTGTCAGCTCTTCATTCTCAACAGATATGGTGTAATTTccttgaagaaaagaaaatattccCGTATTACTAAGACACACCCCCTGTTAGCCATTCCATTTTGCCTTTGCCTATAATTTGATATACACATTTTTCACTCTGAAGAACACCCATATCTGCAATGGTTTATAACACGTCTAGAAGGAAAAGCTGATCACATCAATACTTTTGACTTCAATTTTCATATATATGAACTTGCTTTTAGATATTGTCAACTCGATCTAAATCCATCCCATCATAGATCAAATGCTTCATCAGTCACAAACAATGATTTATTTTTGTTCAAAATACAGGATGCATATGTCTTTTACATGTAAAAGCTCTAACATGAAAGGGTGAAATCCTTGTTTATAAATATAAGATACTTGAGAAGAAAAGTTCAATATGTTCAtggaaaacaagaagaaaaggcATTAGCAGCTTCAATCTTTTTCTCCTAACCCATCAGGAGTCAAAGTAGTTTGATTTCCCATCTTTGTGAAAGTTGTTCTTCAAAATTTCTAAATCAATCATCACATAATCATGATTACTAAATAAATTAAAGATGTAAATCAGATAAACatttattctttcttttcttttttttcattgagAGAATACATCGACATCATCCTCTTTGCATAGTACAACATGCATGTCATGACATTTATTTTCGATCAAACCCTAATAAGCAAACATTTTCACGGAGATGTGAATCCGATGGAGAGGGAAAACCAATATATATTATTCCCATCTTGCATTGTTCACAAACTTAAACCAATTTATTTATTTCCATATATCTCATTCATAATCATGATCAATCTCATCATCACCAATTCACCATCATCATCGCACATCCCACCAACTCATAAATTTTCATTCTCATAGATtatgaaaaacaataaaatttaaaaaaatttctctctTCATCAAGTCCCAGTTCTGTCTCTCTAAGCTGAAATGGCATTGTTAAGCGCATCACACCGGCGTCTCACCTCTCCATCCTTCCCTGTCTTCACTCCAAATAAGCCGGTCTTCTCCATGACCTTAGAGAAGGCCTTGAAGAACGCTTCCTGGTCCCTAGCGAATAACTCCACAATTGGCCTGGTCCTCGGATCCTTTACCAAAGCGTTGTCCGAGGCCAAGAGCCCTAGCCCTCTCTTCAGGTTCTGGTAGTACATGTTGTCGAACTTTCCAGGTGTAATCATGTCGTTGAATGCTGACATGGAAGTGTCCTTTTCGAAGTTGGCGCAAGTCTTCTTCAAAGCCTCGGCCAACTTTGGGTGCATATCGGGATCGGTCGGGGTGgttttgttgtagttgaataatCTGCCGGTAAATTCCTTGCAGTGAGAGAATCCGATGGTGTGAGCGCCGCTCAACGCCACCATCTCCTCGACGGTGAAGCCTTTGGAGCCGAAGTACTCGATCAATTCGTCCACGGTTTGGTTAGTCCTTGGGAGGTTCTCGTACACGCTGTCGGCCTTGGACACGAGTCCGTCTAAGCGTCCCAGCTTGACGGGGTAGAAAGGCCCGCCGAGCATGCTCACGAGGTCACGTGTGGCCTCGGCGATGATGTCGGCGCATGAGACCACGCCTGGGCATGTGAGCTCGAGCGTGGTCTTGGCCTTGATTATCACTTCATATGCATCCCCCGAGAGGGATAGGTTGGGCTCAGCGTCCCTCTCGGCCTTGTTGACGTGGTTGGAGTTGATGAGAAGGGAGGCGTCGCAGCCGGTCACCATGCAGTCGTGGAAGAAGAGGCGGAGGGTGCCCGCGGCGGTGACGGGATTGGCCATCTGCTTCGTGTTGACGGTTTCCCGGACTATTTTCTGGAAGTCCGGGCATGTTTTCGCGTAGTAATCTTCCCTGAGAACCGGAAGCGGTGCAGCGGATTGCGTCAAGGGAAAGGCAATGCAGAGGACGAGGAGCGCAGGAAGAGCTGCCGCCATTGCCATGACGATAATGCGAGGAAGATCACGgcttgattattattattattacttttttttttatcttcctcAACACTGGAGCTAGGTTTAGCTCCTTAGGCAATGGAGAGGAAAAATATATCTCAAGTATGTATATGGATCATGTACGTGAGCATGGGGTGGTTTAGGGCTGTGGATGGGAGGGGTTTTAGGGGGCATTTGATGTGTTGTTGATGGAACCAACCGTACACGAAGTGTTTCTTTTTAGAGTGATGGCTATTTTTTGCATGGTTTTATTTTGGTGTGCTATTCTTTGCATGATTGCATGGCATGGATATTTTTAGCGACGAGTGCGTTGGACCAGAGAGAGGAGATGGAGCCAAATGATTCTCATATGCCCGGTTGACCTTTATTGAATATTGTTGAATAGATTTGATCGATGAATGTGTTCATAACATCTAAATATATACATTTCCATGAAAAAACTTGGGTTAAAGTACGGATGAATGCACTTTGGAGACTTGGACCATATGAAGTACTGTAGGGTGTTTTCGTTTGTTAAAAAGGTCTAATTTCGTTAATCCCCTCAAAATATATGTGAGATGTGGTAGAATTAAAAAGTGACAGTCAATACATGCTTTCAAACAACCATAATACTAATGGGGATTCATTTTTCGCTTTTACTAATTTggtatttctttttattatatTAGGGGAGAATGGATTCTTTGGTTTCTAAGAAGAAGGATCAATCTTTTAACCTTACGTCCTAAACCCTAAAGAGCAAAAAAATTTGAACTGCTCTGCGTCTAGGGTTTGCAAATCTCTTCTCGTCCGGTGGCGCTCATGGTTGGCGTTGGTTCACCTCGCCGGTAAGgagctgctgccggacggggaaTCTGAAGAAAGCCTAGGAGCTTCTCGGAGAGGGTTTGGCTCGAGGTGGGCTGGATGGTTTTGGTGCCGAGTCCAAACGACGGGTCTTCTGTGGCGATGGTTGTGTGTACATGGATGACGTGCCTCATCGAGGGACTTCCAGATCCGGCGTGTCGGTGGTGACTGGGCGGCGGTGAAGGAGCCTGGATCAGAGAGCACGACGTGGTGCAGCGGGTTCTGTTGCGGCGCAACTCGGCTAGAGGCTTTTCGACTTAGGGTGTGGCAGCGGGGGTCACAACGACGTGGGTTGTAGGGACGATTTTGGGGCGCGGCAGAGGATACCACTGGACTTACACCGGAGCTGTACGTACATGCTGCCAGTCGGTGGGGAAGATGATGTTTTGGGCTTGGGCAAAGCCAATATTTGCTGGGCCTTAGTTTTGAGCCTTTTTCCTGGGGCTGTCCTCTTTGGGTTTCTATGGTGGGCTGGGATGTTTGTCCTTGGCCCATCCCTAAGTTTTAGATTTGtctattacaataaattccttgtcTTTTGGAAGACCCCAGAGGGCAAGGAGAAATTTTAAGGTTTTTTTGTTTCTAGCCTACAGAGTGATAGGTGATTCTATACATCTAGTGCAAAAATTTTTGGTGTaccgcaattgagcgcattggcaCCGGGAACTCTGTCTGTTATTTATTATAGTTTAGAATTTTATCATTCTGCTAGGCTCCTGCATAAAGGAGCGGaattgtttagttttttttgcatctctctctctctgagaaaaCCATAAGGAGGCTTCAGAACCTTGAAAATATTCTCGTTCGGCGGCGCCCGGTCGCCGGGGGGTCTCCAGCCACACCGCCACCAtgggtttgctgccggacgggaggtCTAAATGTCATGGGATTGTCGGAGGGAATTTGCTCGGGTTTTGTCACCAGTTCGGCTGGGTTGGTTCGATAGGGTGTTCGTGGCTTTACGGATCCGGTCGTCGATCCTCGCTGCTGGGTTCTCGGATCGCCGGTGCCCTGGATTTCGATTCGATGGCGGGGTACGGTCACGGGCCCGGAACAGCGTTGGGTTTCTGTGCTGGATGCATCTCGTGGTGGCGTTGGCTTGGGACGGCTTGGAGGCAAGGCGGAGAGGGCGACGCGGGTCGGGCGATGTGGGTCAGCCGGAGCGAGGTCCGGTCGGTGGAGGTCCGAAGGGATGGTGGGAGGCAAGGTGGACTGGCCCGAACCAGAGTGATGGGCCTGGAGCAAGTTTTTCTTGGTGGACTTCCTATTGGGCCGCTAACTGTTGGGCTGGGGTTTTGCCCTAGTCCATTGCTATTTTGGgctggggtttaggctcttggcccaaacctatgtttttaacttttgtctaattacaataagtttcttgtattagaaacctaacgagtgtagtttggcttgtctattcGCTATGTTTCCATAGCTTTTAGGCTCGCTTTTCAAGTGAgcgattagttcgaatatagttggtctatcctatgtactactgtggctcctccacgaaaccttgatctggccattgttatgtgtcagcgggtgagtatgtaatgaccttcttggcatgcgctattatcaattGAATTAccattcattcaaaaaaaaggAGCGGAATTGTTTTAAATGTAATGACACCTATCTCCCTGGTGGGAACTATATGTTGTGCTATTCTAGCCTATTTTGCTATGAATGAAATGATCAttacttaatatatatatatatattaagtaaTGATCATTTCATTCATAGCAAAATAGGCTAGAATAGCACAACATATAGTTCCCACCAGGGAGATAGGtgtcattatatatatatatatatatatatatatattaggagAGAATTGAATTTCTGATCTAGTTTAATTCAAATTATAGCTCTCCTCGTTACTTACTAACCATAACACTAACTTTTGTGATCATTAACTCTAGTTTTTGAGTTAGTAATGAGAGTACATATTTCTTTGTAAAAGTAATTTCGATCCCTTGAATATATTCTTTATATTGGAATGATCATTACAAAACAATTTGTCTTCAAATTTCTTTACATTATCACATTTTATAAAGATATTATTCTAAAATTAAAGATAGTTCATTGAAAGGAACTAGATCTTAGATACGTCTATCAATTgccaattaattaatttatatatatatcttaatcTTATGTGCTATTTAAACATATTATACATATGCTAATAGTCCAATCACAGTTACACTCGTACATTATATCTTAACTTATAAaaacggatatctgtgtgaaaattcttctatacacttgtgtagttttttttttttttttttttgagaaactgtcaactcaattttattaataataaacagaATAAAGATTACAActgatagatgtagaaactacatcaaaatataaaatagtaagaaaaatactagatgcaacaaagcatcggaaataaaacctagcacgggtacgaagggatgcaattaagcatttgatgaggcaCCAGACAGAGtccgggctatgtaaaacggtaccaatagtatggtcgaccatacttccacgcaaagatATGCGTCGAaaagagggtaaccttctatcaaggtgaccgccggtagtgtgaccgaccttgcctactccacgcaaaaaaatgcgctgaatagagagcaatcttctacctaaggaACCAAACCAGCAGATCCAAAACTCATAACAATGTAAGATCCATAGAGCGTCTccgggatcccaaatgcgaacccGAACCGCTATGGGCTCATACACCATTTTCAAAGCCCTAAGAATGAAGACCCACGCCAACACCCTTTGGCAGTCCAACAGAGCAAAGGCCCATATCCACAGCCTGCTATGGGCACCCAAAATCACTCTTGGCACCCATGCCATCCCTGACCTCGGCCTTGAACTCTGCTCCACCGTCCTTCGTCGCAGAAAGGGTATCCCAGCCGGAACGCAGATCTCGCCCAGATCGATCCCACCCTGGTCACCTCGTCGCCAAACACCTTCACAGGCGCCGCCCTCCGTGGCGCGGATCTTGGTTCGACCCGGGACTGTGCAATTGCTCCGCCACACCCAGTCCCCTCTCAGATCGGAGAGACTCTGACTAACCGAGCCTGACTCCGACAAACCCCTTGGCAGCAGCTCCCCACCACCACGCTTGTCGAACTCGAGTTCCTCGCCCAGCCACCTCGTCGCCATCCCTAAACCCGATTTCAGTCGAGCCCGGCTTGGTCGGAATCTCGACGCCGTCCCAAACCAGAACGGGAACGCAGCCTCTTCCCCACTCTGACGAAAAGCACTACAGGCAGACCGGGTTTGGGACAACACTACATCCATGGCTTCTTCCCATTGACGCGACACACGATCAGAACGAATCTGATCAGAAGAACTTACCACCGGCCGAGATGCGAACCACGACCCGATACAGGGCACGGCGGGAGCCGTGCGCACAACAACCGATGCCGAGGACGACATCGGAACAGTACTCCATCGATGATGGAgaaaggtacagagaggccgGAGGCGGCGCTCTCCCagccctagcagagcgctaggtattTTCATAACTAGGATATGATATCTTAATCTGAAGTGCTTAGGtgctcttcttttgttttttttttatacactTGTGTAGTTAACTTCTGTTGTCTAGCTAATGGAATTGACATTTCTtaattagttttctttttggaaaagaaaatagaaaaaacatTCCTTTAGGGTCAAAATCTACTCCAACTTGATGCTGTAATGGTTTGAATCCCATTGTTCAACAACAAAAAGGTTAAACATGAAGCACATTTCACCACAACATTTTCGTGTAAACCTATTCAACCCACTTGATTGGAGAAGAATCAGAAGTTACAAATGTCAAAATGAGTTTTCCATGTTTATAGAAACATTCCAGTTTTGTACTAGGGAGGCTCTTATTGGTCAGGACAACACTTTTGCTTATGTGTGATCCATTTATTGGTTTGCACTGAACTCTTTGCATTCATCAATCCACCTGAGGCCTCCAGCAGCAAAACCGGCTTCTCTCTCGGTCCTCTGTCTCTCTCACTAAAAATCCCAATTAAACCATCAGAAATTCCCAATTGAGCTTCTGCAATGTTGCCGCGCAAATCTGTGACATGGGTTCTGCTCttcttgttcatcttcttcaacTTATCGACTTCCCAATCCGATCCTCGCTGGGCAGCTAAGAAGAGACGCCTCAGAAATAAAGTCCGTACCATGTAAAGTCCTATTTTTTCACCTTCATCAAACTTCGATTTCTTTGCTTTTTGTACGTGAATTCTTCATTGCTTGCCGATTTAGCTTGATGGGTATCCATAATTGAgctaaagattgaaactttatgCGTAAGTGGAGATTTGACAAAGTGGGGATGATCATGTTTCGGGTGGAATTGATGTGTGGTAGTTCATTTGGTTAATCAAATACTGATGGGAATGTAAAGTTGGGATCTTGAAGTATTGAAGTTTGGGAATTTAAGGCATTCCCAGCTATTTGGTTTAGTCTGTTTTGATGATATGGGATTAGATGAGTATCTGTTAGTACAATGTGTATGTTCTGACACCGAAACGATTGTCTTAGTGTTCAAGGTTTTAAGTTTTAACGGGGAAGTTGCTTCTCTGCTTTCAGGTTTTACCATGCATATGACAACTACATGATCCATGCGTTTCCGGTTAGTCTGTCTCCTTCATTGTTCTTGCAGATTATGTACTGTTGTTGCATGATGTTGAGACTATTGCATTCTTTTGCAGCATGATGAGCTAAAGCCTCTTAGTAAAAGTTTCACCGACTCTCTTAGTGAACTTGGAAATTTGAAGGTAATTATATATGTGCTGATGACATGAATTGTGATTAGTCCAAAGAGTAAATTGAAGTGTTTGTTTTCCCTATTTCAGCTTGAACACCTACCACAAGACTATAATGGATCAGCTCTTACACTTATTGAGTCATTGTCCAGGTGTGTTATGAGCTTAAATTAGGTTATGTGGTCACACTACAGTTCTGTAATCGAATTGTATGCTATGAGTGATTGCAATATATGCTCATTTGCTCAATAATGTTGCTTACTCTATGCCAATTGTTGTAATTTCTGGCTCATCATTCTGATGTATAATTTTCTCTTGCAGCCTTGTCATTATGGGTAACAACACTGAATTTGAAAGTGCAGTTGGTTGGCTTTCTGAAAATTTGACTTTTGATGTCGATGCGAGGGTGAATCTTTTTGAGGTATCTATTGAAAACCTCCTGAAAAACTTGGTTGAGTTATATTTATCATCATCAATTATATCTCTGGCTTGTTTTACTGATTATCTTTTCCACTTGATTGCTATTGTATAGTGCAACATAAGAGTGCTTGGAGGACTTGTTTCTGCTCATCTGCTTGCGACTGATTCTACAGACAGGTTGGGTCAAGGAGTTTATAAGAACCAACTGCTAACCTTGGCCGAGGATTTAGGGAAGCGTTTTCTACCTGCATTCAACACACCCACAGGGTTGCCGTATGCATGGATCAACTTAAAGGTACCACCTGAGACATTCCGCAGTccaatttcaaaatttcattttgatttGTGATGTATGCATTACATGATGATTTTTATATTATTAGTATCAGTCCAAATATAGAGTTAGGTGTTACTTGTATATTGCAAAATCTTTTCAAGCATTCACCTTCCAAGTTTCAAAAATATGAAATTGGTCTGGTGGTTTTGTTTGTAAGAAGGATATATGACTCTGCATCAGTGCGAAATTCTGTGGACAGTATGGAGTGGTGGAGAATGAGACTACAGAAACAAGCACTTCAGGGTGTGGTGAGGGGCTTTGTTTTACAGTATTGAGTTGAGAATATCAATAAATGTGCCTTTCTAAATCTTCTGAATTTCTGTATGAATTTAGGTTCTCTAATTTTGGAAATGGGAGCATTATCCCGATTGACTGGAGATCCCAAATACGAATCTGCAGCTTTACGTTCTCTCCGTAAATTGTGGAGCATGCGGAGTTCGTTGAATTTACTTGGTACGACACTGGATGTATCAACTGGGGACTGGATTGAGTATTCATCTGGGATTGGGGCTGGTAGGTTTTCTCATGGATTTGAAATCTTTAATGTACTGCATATGTCTTCTAGTTCATTGTGTTTTCCAAATAGGAAATGACATTTCATCATGTGGTGTGTGAATGGTATATTGCTGCACTGCAGACCCTTAAACTTTATTCTGTTTGCATAGGAAATGCTTATATTGTGATGTTTCTGATGTTGTGTTTCTTCATTTAGGGGTTGATTCATTTTATGAGTATCTCTACAAGGCCCACATTCTTTTCGGAAAGGAGGAGTTTTGGAGAATGTTTCATTCTGCTTATATTGCTGTGCAGAAATATTTTAGACATGGTCCATGGTACAGCACTGACTTCACATTATTGAGTACCTTACTTGAGTTCTTATTGGTACATAAGAGTTTAAATCGAGCTGGGTAGCCAACAAAAATTTCGGTGATTAAAGTTTGTTACTGTAATTAGGTACCACGAAGCTGATATGAGGACAGGAAAAGCAACTTATTGGCAACTTACAAGCCTTCAAGCATTTTGGCCTGGCCTACAGGCAGGGAATTCAAAGCCTTTTCATATTAGTAGATGATAAATTTACAGCGCAGAAATAATTTACTAATCTTTAGATGTGAAATATGGTTCTAGGTTCTTGTTGGAGACATTGCTGCTGCAAACTCATCCCACCGTGAGTTCTTCTATGTATGGAATAAGTTTGGAGTACTACCGGAGAGGTATTCTGATATTTGTAGAATTGTTTTTCATATACTTGCTACTCTTGCATGCTGTTGTGACCGATGGCTTCTTTAAAATTTTTGATGGTTCGTTTCTATTGTTGcagtattttttttcttgagtgaaaaagaaaaattgtctAACATGAACTGTATGATGATATAGGTATTTGCTGGATCATCAAATGTTGCATCCTACAGAAAAGTATTATCCTCTGCGTCCTGAATTTGCCGAGTCAACATTCTATCTATATCAAGCAACCAAAGGTCTGATGATTGTCTATTTGTCTTTATTAGTAATCTTCATTATCAGTCGGGATTTATATGCATGCATACCTCTTCATGCATGAAAACAATTACCATGTTAAATGAGGTCATCTTACATAAGCCTTCTCTGTGTACTTTAAGGTGATAGTTACTTGTATTCAAGATGTTGAAGCAACCAAGTTACATGTCCTACCTTTGTTTATAATAGCCCTTATTCGGAGTTTTCATGAATTATTACTTGTCCCCCTCACCTGCAAAAAATGAAACAGCTCTTAATCTGGACTACTCCTTAGCTGATACTCAGTGTTCTGCTTTTACCCATTATTATATTCTATTAATATCATATGTTGCATGTTATCAGATCCATGGTACATAGAAGTGGGTGAATCAATTGTGAATTCTCTAAATTTATACACGAAAGTGGAGGGAGGTTTTGCTAGCATTAGAGATGTCACAACTATGCAGTTGGAAGATCATCAGCATAG encodes the following:
- the LOC133742089 gene encoding peroxidase 41-like, which codes for MAMAAALPALLVLCIAFPLTQSAAPLPVLREDYYAKTCPDFQKIVRETVNTKQMANPVTAAGTLRLFFHDCMVTGCDASLLINSNHVNKAERDAEPNLSLSGDAYEVIIKAKTTLELTCPGVVSCADIIAEATRDLVSMLGGPFYPVKLGRLDGLVSKADSVYENLPRTNQTVDELIEYFGSKGFTVEEMVALSGAHTIGFSHCKEFTGRLFNYNKTTPTDPDMHPKLAEALKKTCANFEKDTSMSAFNDMITPGKFDNMYYQNLKRGLGLLASDNALVKDPRTRPIVELFARDQEAFFKAFSKVMEKTGLFGVKTGKDGEVRRRCDALNNAISA
- the LOC133706448 gene encoding alpha-mannosidase I MNS5 isoform X1, coding for MLPRKSVTWVLLFLFIFFNLSTSQSDPRWAAKKRRLRNKVRTMFYHAYDNYMIHAFPHDELKPLSKSFTDSLSELGNLKLEHLPQDYNGSALTLIESLSSLVIMGNNTEFESAVGWLSENLTFDVDARVNLFECNIRVLGGLVSAHLLATDSTDRLGQGVYKNQLLTLAEDLGKRFLPAFNTPTGLPYAWINLKYGVVENETTETSTSGCGSLILEMGALSRLTGDPKYESAALRSLRKLWSMRSSLNLLGTTLDVSTGDWIEYSSGIGAGVDSFYEYLYKAHILFGKEEFWRMFHSAYIAVQKYFRHGPWYHEADMRTGKATYWQLTSLQAFWPGLQVLVGDIAAANSSHREFFYVWNKFGVLPERYLLDHQMLHPTEKYYPLRPEFAESTFYLYQATKDPWYIEVGESIVNSLNLYTKVEGGFASIRDVTTMQLEDHQHSFFLAETCKYLYLLFDDSFLVEQNYVFTTEGHPLPVLSSWQDRLPDTYIHSNWTSLKTEKEARRTSAMSKQVCPSTTLNSWECAGQQIESACHIPDVHSDHRCLTDEECGVDSTNCRRRSCSMAGYCGLWLFI
- the LOC133706448 gene encoding alpha-mannosidase I MNS5 isoform X2, with product MIHAFPHDELKPLSKSFTDSLSELGNLKLEHLPQDYNGSALTLIESLSSLVIMGNNTEFESAVGWLSENLTFDVDARVNLFECNIRVLGGLVSAHLLATDSTDRLGQGVYKNQLLTLAEDLGKRFLPAFNTPTGLPYAWINLKYGVVENETTETSTSGCGSLILEMGALSRLTGDPKYESAALRSLRKLWSMRSSLNLLGTTLDVSTGDWIEYSSGIGAGVDSFYEYLYKAHILFGKEEFWRMFHSAYIAVQKYFRHGPWYHEADMRTGKATYWQLTSLQAFWPGLQVLVGDIAAANSSHREFFYVWNKFGVLPERYLLDHQMLHPTEKYYPLRPEFAESTFYLYQATKDPWYIEVGESIVNSLNLYTKVEGGFASIRDVTTMQLEDHQHSFFLAETCKYLYLLFDDSFLVEQNYVFTTEGHPLPVLSSWQDRLPDTYIHSNWTSLKTEKEARRTSAMSKQVCPSTTLNSWECAGQQIESACHIPDVHSDHRCLTDEECGVDSTNCRRRSCSMAGYCGLWLFI
- the LOC133706448 gene encoding alpha-mannosidase I MNS5 isoform X3; this encodes MGNNTEFESAVGWLSENLTFDVDARVNLFECNIRVLGGLVSAHLLATDSTDRLGQGVYKNQLLTLAEDLGKRFLPAFNTPTGLPYAWINLKYGVVENETTETSTSGCGSLILEMGALSRLTGDPKYESAALRSLRKLWSMRSSLNLLGTTLDVSTGDWIEYSSGIGAGVDSFYEYLYKAHILFGKEEFWRMFHSAYIAVQKYFRHGPWYHEADMRTGKATYWQLTSLQAFWPGLQVLVGDIAAANSSHREFFYVWNKFGVLPERYLLDHQMLHPTEKYYPLRPEFAESTFYLYQATKDPWYIEVGESIVNSLNLYTKVEGGFASIRDVTTMQLEDHQHSFFLAETCKYLYLLFDDSFLVEQNYVFTTEGHPLPVLSSWQDRLPDTYIHSNWTSLKTEKEARRTSAMSKQVCPSTTLNSWECAGQQIESACHIPDVHSDHRCLTDEECGVDSTNCRRRSCSMAGYCGLWLFI